Proteins from one Solenopsis invicta isolate M01_SB chromosome 11, UNIL_Sinv_3.0, whole genome shotgun sequence genomic window:
- the LOC105200106 gene encoding proline-rich transmembrane protein 3 — MSAIIVLDTSIMTPMMRLLLLSALLAIQSCSTVCSANSDGGPNSPIFNLDHTALEKNLAAIFNKVAHSSATTKRSVPAYDAQVSGSTTLSTVPSPLTTSTITSTTTTTPSIPAIKYPAAPRATASPVFRDLPSYAPPSRALFTPPLPPEYLHPFADKPTLRGTNSDVHANNRRPVPPPSLTPAHERIPIRPPDLSQSPSQVPERHHSHSRKPTNVPDSREHRPAESSETDRKNGTNDPSFVTLHYPSISRILSGSNGRKQEIPDILLKPFATKSPLLPNVPSAPTTDKTTSPPSTITPKVSGSTNPSKIAVTQPTIYLPNTGQQEEHGLKPDSIEIVQQERLPYPQPQPPAPTSKRPANIDEDDDRLIPHIDTHPLESTWRIAWSLHVYFAAIMFTLMALYSIYKIVRFNEATNLLTQSYFLAVHLLLTTICTLRCFHLFYDAYNLGHSLPESLSRVLMYLPAPLLSTAFATLMLYLARCSEAPSLNNSILSPITLVLSSTVHIVLCVSLHVSANMLGYQDEARILPLICQCIYIVVCVTLGLCYMYVYRVVRSQIHIVSNKAAGANHMMGADPTTVALSTAITTTIATALLFILMGFVQLYGIFGVQERPQQYPWLWWGWQFSVRLLELSVCGLLAWVASLSQFPLREKQMQQHSAHSGFALFPCGSSTSTENMDDVLYPAICSTNQAIQNYTMRTGKQVYDDSFPLNTLPEHLNISGTFERHSIRKSGTMGHFPHEGRGSLSRHGNGIQTLRNSETRGRHTPVQGLHEQAPTSGSTMLVAEDGFVRFRSLGTEDDELSDTQSMVGTHGRGSSLAGSVRYNARHPTVQHQHPHQHQHSLQHSHSSQHQTHHQLYNNT; from the exons ATGTCCGCGATCATCGTCCTTGATACGAGCATCATGACCCCGATGATGCGGCTGCTTCTCCTATCCGCACTGCTGGCCATACAATCCTGCTCGACCGTTTGCTCGGCGAACAGTGATGGTGGGCCAAACAGTCCGATTTTCAATCTGGATCATACTGCGCTGGAGAAGAACTTAGCGGCGATCTTCAATAAGGTGGCGCATAGTTCTGCGACCACGAAGCGCAGTGTGCCGGCGTACGATGCTCAAGTGTCGGGTAGCACGACGTTGTCGACGGTACCATCGCCGTTAACTACCAGTACGATCACCAGTACAACCACCACGACCCCGTCGATACCCGCTATCAAGTATCCGGCGGCGCCGCGGGCCACTGCATCACCCGTCTTCCGGGATCTGCCATCGTACGCGCCGCCCTCCAGGGCACTTTTCACGCCACCTCTGCCGCCGGAGTACCTGCACCCGTTCGCCGACAAACCCACGTTGCGAGGTACCAATTCAGATGTGCACGCCAACAACAGGAGGCCGGTACCGCCACCGAGCTTGACGCCGGCGCATGAGCGGATACCCATCCGACCGCCGGATCTATCTCAAAGTCCCTCTCAGGTGCCGGAGAGGCATCATTCTCACTCGAGGAAACCGACAAACGTGCCCGACAGTAGGGAGCACAGGCCTGCGGAATCCAGTGAGACCGATCGAAAGAACGGCACGAATGATCCTTCGTTCGTGACCCTTCATTATCCCAGTATTTCTAGAATCTTATCCGGTAGTAACGGCAGAAAGCAGGAAATCCCCGACATTCTGCTGAAACCCTTCGCAACGAAAAGTCCGTTGCTGCCAAATGTACCTTCTGCCCCGACAACCGACAAAACTACGTCGCCGCCGAGCACTATCACGCCAAAAGTGTCAGGCAGTACGAATCCCTCGAAGATCGCCGTCACACAGCCGACGATTTATCTACCGAACACCGGCCAGCAAGAAGAGCACGGCCTGAAGCCTGACAGTATCGAGATAGTGCAGCAGGAAAGGCTGCCATATCCGCAGCCTCAACCGCCAGCGCCAACGTCGAAGCGACCAGCGAATATCGACGAGGACGACGATCGTTTGATACCACACATCGACACACATCCGCTCGAATCCACGTGGCGGATCGCTTGGTCGCTACACGTGTACTTCGCGGCGATTATGTTCACGCTCATGGCCTTGTACTCGATCTATAAGATCGTGCGTTTCAATGAGGCAACGAATCTACTTACGCAGTCGTACTTCCTAGCCGTTCATCTGCTGTTGACCACAATTTGCACATTGAGGTGCTTCCACCTCTTCTACGACGCTTACAATCTCGGACATTCCCTACCGGAGTCATTGTCCAGGGTGCTGATGTATCTACCGGCACCGCTCTTATCCACGGCGTTCGCCACTCTGATGTTGTACCTCGCCCGGTGCTCGGAAGCACCCTCACTTAACAACAGCATCCTCTCGCCAATCACGCTTGTACTTTCGTCCACAGTGCACATTGTACTGTGCGTATCCTTGCACGTGTCCGCGAATATGCTCGGCTATCAAGACGAGGCGAGAATTCTGCCGCTCATCTGTCAGTGCATCTACATCGTCGTCTGCGTCACCCTAGGTCTGTGCTACATGTACGTGTACCGCGTAGTGCGTTCGCAGATCCACATAGTCAGTAATAAAGCGGCCGGTGCGAATCACATGATGGGCGCTGATCCTACCACGGTGGCTCTTAGCACTGCCATTACCACCACTATCGCTACCGCTTTGTTGTTCATCCTCATGGGCTTCGTGCAACTTTATGGCATATTCGGCGTTCAGGAGCGTCCGCAACAGTATCCGTGGCTCTGGTGGGGTTGGCAGTTTTCCGTCAGATTGCTAGAGCTGTCCGTTTGTGGTCTCCTAGCCTGGGTTGCCAGCCTGTCGCAGTTTCCGTTGCGCGAAAAACAGATGCAACAACACTCGGCACATTCGGGTTTCGCTCTGTTCCCCTGCGGCAGTTCCACCTCCACGGAAAACATGGACGATGTACTCTACCCTGCAATATGTAGTACCAACCAAGCGATCCAAAATTATACCATGAGAACGGGAAAACAAGTTTACGACGATAGTTTTCCACTGAATACTTTACCCGAGCATTTGAACATatcag GTACCTTTGAGAGACATTCCATTCGCAAGTCAGGTACGATGGGCCACTTTCCTCACGAAGGTCGGGGTTCCTTAAGTCGTCATGGTAACGGCATACAGACCTTAAGGAACTCGGAGACTCGTGGGAGGCATACGCCTGTTCAAGGCCTACACGAACAAGCTCCGACCAGCGGCTCGACGATGCTAGTCGCCGAGGACGGCTTCGTTAGGTTCCGGAGTCTTGGTACGGAGGACGACGAGTTGTCCGATACACAGAGCATGGTCGGCACTCACGGTAGGGGAAGCTCGCTCGCTGGTAGCGTTAGGTACAATGCGAGGCATCCCACGGTACAGCATCAGCATCCTCATCAGCATCAGCACTCGCTGCAGCACTCGCATTCGAGTCAGCATCAAACTCACCATCAACTTTACAACAACACATAA
- the LOC105200105 gene encoding uncharacterized protein LOC105200105, producing MCATLSEVNNKFTEEVLMSILSKVSNGKKVQLTDWRFNEGSAKGDNYLSNIYRGKVNGIIDGDPKQQVQANIVVKSMPKNAGTRKTLRCADFFYNEIAFYTQIISKFENFLAEKEQSDLLCIPRYIISSTDSENGFLVLEDVSCLGFHNISRQNCLDWAECSAILKTVSAFHAISFAYKDQKKEEFAQMTESLKETMFSREYWDWYKGFHEKMQVVIKHALATEYPDSKAEKQYNSYKVRDLFDKCTELCKRRDASTSVVVEGDCWAQNFLFRNIGQNQKQALMLDFQLARCASPVTDLSFLIYACTLKSFRDQHFDDLLKFYHSELGNAIKLLGSDPEKLYPWDLFMKEVQEQFVYGVVGSLDAIPLCLMEVSESFTLENIVEGDEAINMSDVVTIPCIETTSGRQRIADVIVHAVEKGYI from the exons atgtgtgctACATTAAGCGAAGTGAATAATAAGTTCACGGAAGAAGTGCTAATGAGTATTCTCTCTAAAGTAAGCAATGGGAAAAAAGTGCAACTGACAGATTGGAGATTTAATGAGGGATCTGCTAAGGGCGACAATTATTTGTCAAATATCTATAGGGGCAAAGTGAATGGTATTATCGATGGCGATCCGAAGCAACAAGTGCAAGCAAATATTGTCGTAAAGTCGATGCCAAAGAATGCTGGAACAAGAAAGACTCTCAGATGTGCAGATTTCTTCTATAATGAAATCGCTTTTTATACGCAG ATTATCTCCAAATTTGAAAACTTCCTAGCGGAAAAGGAACAAAGTGATCTGTTATGTATACCACGTTATATAATCTCCTCTACAGATAGTGAAAACGGTTTTCTAGTCTTGGAAGATGTTTCTTGTTTAGGATTTCACAACATATCGCGACAGAACTGCCTGGACTGGGCAGAATGTTCAGCTATTTTAAAAACAGTGTCCGCGTTTCACGCGATTTCATTTGCATATAAAGATCAAAAAAAGGAAGAGTTCGCACAAATGACAGAGTCTTTAAAAGAAACCATGTTCAGCCGTGAATACTGGGACTGGTACAAAGGGTTTCAC GAAAAAATGCAAGTTGTGATTAAACATGCATTAGCTACCGAATATCCTGATAGCAAGGCTGAAAAACAGTACAATTCTTACAAAGTCAGGGATCTCTTCGATAAGTGCACAGAATTATGTAAGAGAAGAGACGCTTCTACGTCCGTCGTAGTCGAGGGCGATTGCTGGGCTCAAAATTTCTTATTCCGCAACATTGGGCAAAATCAAAAGCAAGCGTTGATGCTTGACTTTCAGCTCGCACGTTGTGCAAGCCCTGTCACAGATCTGTCGTTTCTAATTTACGCTTGCACACTTAAGTCATTTCGTGATCAACATTTCGACGacctattaaaattttatcattccGAACTGGGCAATGCTATTAAATTGCTTGGATCCGATCCAGAAAAGCTTTATCCGTGGGATTTGTTTATGAAAGAG GTGCAGGAGCAATTCGTATATGGTGTGGTCGGTTCGCTTGACGCTATCCCACTATGCCTGATGGAGGTATCCGAATCATTCACCTTAGAAAATATTGTTGAAGGCGACGAGGCAATAAACATGAGTGATGTAGTGACAATACCTTGTATTGAAACAACAAGCGGAAGACAAAGAATAGCGGATGTAATAGTTCACGCTGTTGAGAAAGGATACATATGA
- the LOC105200103 gene encoding uncharacterized protein LOC105200103, giving the protein MSQMKNRVNLSDYVNDKFTEEVLADVLCKAYNGKKVQLTDWNFDDEGFTKGDSYLSTANKGKLYGIVDGSPEQEVQVNIFVKSIPKNIGRRKSFRSAEFFSNEIMFYTKIVPKIAKFLAEKKQECMLRIPRYFASYMDGENDFIVLEDVSPLGFGPASRQDCMDWEECTVILETLAKFHAISFAYKDQKKEEFTEIIGYLKETYFGDHHWDWYQRFHKLLVDIAKHALTTEYPNSKAIKQFNSYEFGTLYEEGSKLCITKKDAPTSVIAAGDCWAPNFLVRNTEQNKKEALLLDFQLARYASPITDLSFLIYSCTLKAFRDQYFDDILKIYHSELSNAIKSLGSEPEKIYSWDLFMKDVKQNFKLGLIFSLEAIPFCLLAPSQSFDLDAIIKGNEAVNIADVWTLSKIESSSGRQRLADVIVHAVENGYL; this is encoded by the exons ATGAGTCAAATGAAGAATCGTGTTAACTTGAGCGACTACGTGAATGACAAGTTTACGGAAGAGGTGCTGGCAGACGTCCTCTGCAAAGCATACAACGGGAAGAAGGTGCAGCTGACAGACTGGAATTTTGATGACGAGGGATTTACCAAGGGTGACAGCTACCTGTCGACTGCTAACAAGGGTAAACTGTACGGTATTGTGGACGGCAGTCCGGAACAGGAAGTGCAAGTTAACATCTTTGTAAAGTCGATTCCCAAAAATATTGGAAGACGAAAGTCTTTCAGAAGCGCAGAATTTTTTAGTAACGAAATCATGTTCTACACAAAG ATTGTCCCGAAGATTGCAAAATTCTTAGCAGAGAAAAAACAAGAATGTATGCTGCGCATACCGCGTTACTTTGCTTCTTACATGGATGGTGAAAATGATTTCATCGTTTTGGAAGACGTCTCTCCCCTAGGATTTGGACCTGCATCCAGACAAGACTGTATGGACTGGGAAGAATGTACCGTGATCTTAGAAACCCTCGCGAAATTTCACGCAATTTCATTTGCATACAAGGACCAAAAGAAAGAAGAGTTCACAGAAATTATAGGCTATTTGAAGGAAACCTACTTTGGTGATCATCACTGGGATTGGTATCAAAGATTCCAC AAACTACTAGTGGATATAGCTAAACATGCATTAACGACGGAATATCCCAACAGTAAAGCTATAAAGCAATTCAATTCCTATGAATTTGGTACACTCTACGAAGAGGgctcaaaattatgtattacaaaGAAAGATGCTCCGACGAGTGTTATAGCCGCGGGTGATTGCTGGGCTCCGAACTTTCTAGTCCGAAATACtgagcaaaataaaaaagaggcATTATTGTTGGATTTTCAGCTTGCACGTTATGCTAGTCCTATCACGGATCTgtcgtttttaatttattcttgcaCCTTGAAAGCATTTCGAGATCAGTATTTTGATGATATATTGAAGATTTATCATTCTGAATTGAGCAACGCCATCAAATCTCTTGGATCTGAGCCGGAAAAGATTTATTCGTGGGATTTATTTATGAAAGat GTGAAACAGAACTTCAAGCTTGGATTAATATTCTCTCTTGAAGCTATTCCATTTTGTTTATTGGCCCCATCTCAGTCATTTGATTTGGATGCCATTATCAAGGGCAACGAGGCAGTAAACATTGCTGATGTTTGGACATTATCTAAGATTGAATCATCCAGTGGGAGGCAAAGATTAGCAGACGTAATCGTTCATGCAGTTGAAAATGGATATTTATGA
- the LOC105200102 gene encoding uncharacterized protein LOC105200102 gives MTRSKIQKLKFFIFLLIFLLAQTAVCDGSFREKRDALTDVNGKNASPIANGNADGTNEKLINKDGQKNAPGSQLADSKKPVVDGNRTHDVTSKPLPPDIAVANKTAHNVDTSNESNEGHTSFNTGALVRGFLVFVGLSILVMAYIVFRSFRLSKTRAQLVRKYGVLTHRQDVEMRPLPLEEEDDEDTTVFDASNVVTINAQHQNA, from the exons ATGACGCGGTCGAAGATCCAGAAGCTGAAGTTCTTCATATTCCTGCTGATCTTCCTGCTGGCGCAGACGGCGGTTTGCGATGGAAGTTTTCGGGAAAAGAGGGACGCGCTGACAGACGTGAACGGGAAGAATGCTTCCCCCATCGCGAACGGGAACGCGGATGGGACGAATGAGAAGCTCATTAATAAGGATGGTCAGAAAAACGCGCCCGGGTCGCAACTCGCTGACTCGAAGAAGCCGGTGGTCGACGGCAACAGGACGCACGACGTAACCTCGAAGCCGTTGCCGCCGGACATCGCCGTCGCGAATAAAACTGCGCACAACGTGGACACATCCAATGAG TCCAACGAGGGCCACACGTCCTTCAACACTGGTGCTCTTGTGCGTGGTTTCTTAGTCTTCGTGGGACTAAGCATCCTTGTCATGGCCTACATCGTGTTCCGTAGCTTTAG GTTAAGTAAGACACGCGCCCAATTGGTTCGAAAATACGGTGTCCTCACGCACAGGCAGGACGTTGAGATGCGACCGCTGCCACTGGAGGAGGAGGACGACGAGGACACAACTGTTTTCGATGCGAGTAACGTTGTAACGATCAACGCTCAGCATCAAAACGCATAA